Genomic window (Pogoniulus pusillus isolate bPogPus1 chromosome 17, bPogPus1.pri, whole genome shotgun sequence):
TCCTCCAGAGCAAAGCCTCAGTGTGCCAATCCTGGTGGCTCTTCTTTACTCCCGTATAGGACAAATGGCTCTTAAACAGGTGATATTTAAAAGAGGGGTTTTATTGCCAAATCTCAAAGCTCTTTACAAGCAGGAGACAAAGTGCTGCCCttccacaggcagctgcagcagctgctttacaGATAGTCACCCACATTTGCTTGCTTACAAACTCAACTTCCTTCCTGTCACAGGTGCATTAACCTGGTGGCGCAGCCTAAACCAGAGACTCACACCCCACTGCTCCATGAGCAGAGTGTTTCAGGCACGAGAAATAGACTTAGTCCATCCAGAAATTAGATGTAAATTTAAATGTAAGGTTAAAGAGAGACATGagacataagaaaaaaaaaggtgcttgTTGGGAAGATGTACACTGAAGATGGGAGCTGCTGTACAAGGTCAGAGCAGATCAGGATCCTATCTCTGACTGTCTAGCActgccatttcatagaatcaaccaggttggaagagacctccaagcttatccagcccaacctatcacccagccctgtccaatcaactagaccatagcactaagtgcctcatccagttttttcttgaacatctccagggaattTTCAGAGGAGTGTGCAAAAACACTCCAGAAGGCAGCTTCCAGCCTTAGGCAAGACCTGGCTCGTGACCAGAATGAGAAGAACAAGTGGGAAAACTGCAGAAGGAACATGATGCATTGTTTCCTGCAAAGTCCAGATGAATCAGGCTTCTGGCCAGGAGAGATATTTTGGGATGAACTGCCAACTCTATTAGAAAAAATAGTTGAAATCAAAGAGTCTCTATCATAGCATTTGCAGCAGTAGTTACTGAGTGCTACTGAGATTCCACTTAAGTTATACATATTTACAAGCTATAGTACAAATCTAGTAAGTTTGGTTAGTACAGCAAATAAAACAACTAGCTGTAGCTTATAAAATGATTTAACTTGCCCATTTCCTAACAGATACAGGGGGTTCTGTCTGTTAAGATTCCTCCTGGTGGGTATTCAGTAAAAGGTCAGGCAGTTATTCATTAGAATATTCAGTATAATATAAAAATTTACAGTAAATATAAGGTTTTGGCTGTATTTTCATCAGCACTTTGCCAGACAGGTCCCCACAGAACACACCACCACAAGAAAACACCTGCATGAGCAAAAGGATTTGTATATAAACTAGAGGACTGAGCTATCCCATATAAGCTGTTTACATTCTGCCTTTTCAGTTCCGGGCTTTGATTTGCTCACTTTGGTGTTTAGGACTGGCTTCAGCTTtgagatagaatagaataaaatagaaccagacaagttggaagagacctccaagctcatccagtccaacctatcacccagccctatccaatctaccagaccatggcactaagatgAACATCTATCCAGAGTTTGTGTATATTCCTGGTAGTGTgaactggtttgggtggggttttttgtttttcttttaacccATCTAATTGATCCCTCTTTGTAGAACTGCATCTTGCATaagcctgcctgctctctggagctgatcacacacaggatgtcagggcttggaagggacccaaagagaacatcaaatccaacccccctgccagagcaggaccatacaatctagctcaggtgacagaggaacacatccaaacaggccttgaaagcctccagagaaggagactccacagcctctctggggagcctgttccagtgttctgtgacctctacagtaaagaagctcctgcctgtgttgaggtggaatctcctgtgctgcagcttccatccattgctccctgtcctatcccagCTGATGTCCCTCAGCTTCCAGTGCATGCCAGCTTCTGACAGCTCACATTCATACCACACAGTGTTCGGTAAACAAAAGTGCACATGCAGGAAAACACATTTAGCCAGCAGATAGGCACTGAATATTGTCTGTTACTAGCTCTTGTCCTAAGTATGCCTGCAAAGGTGACTAAGACCCATTGAATCACATTgaatttacagcagcaaatgacAGACCCAGACTTTGCTCCAGCGAGTGGAGCCTGGGAGTGGGCTTAGgacttgggattttttttgtctcaAAGCAAAAGTTTTTGGCACTTCAGCCCTGAGTGTTTGACTGTTGTAGACCCTTCCATGTGAGAGAATAAAAAGGGAATTCCCATGTGGCTGTCTTGACATGACAGACCACTGAAACCAAGGCTGCTTTAACCAAAAGAGGAAGAAGCATCAGTTTTAGCCACTACCTGTCTTGTTGGCTCTAAGTGGTGAAAAAGAGGGTATCTGGAATCCCAAACTTTTCTGTGCTCAGACCTGAAGTGCCTATTGCCTAGCCTATGAAGAGCCTCACATGAAGCTTttctgaactgctgctgctacagGGAGCGTTTCCAGCCCACTGCAGCCTTGTGGAACATGGGAAATGATAAAGGAAAGactggaagaaaaataaatgggTGAACCAAGAGGGGGGTGCTGacaaatgagagaaaaaaagctCAGGTATTGTGTCGCTTCTTAAAACCAGACTGGGAAGATCACCCTTTTCCATGCTTCCAAAGTCTGGCTTAAGCAAAGGAGAAGTCCTTTGGACTGTTAATATGATTCTTCTCAGAGCAACTGCAGGGAATGGGGGAGGGGACCCAGCTCAGCTATGGGGCCATACAGCAGTGGTACAAAGACAGGATTTTATCACAGTGATCATCACTGAGGACCATGTGAACTGTGGCTGCTTTCAGCAGGtgggcagagaagctgtgggagTTGTGCTAGAGCCTTCTGCACTGCCACCCTGACACCCTTCTGTAGCAATGCATTTTGATTTTAAATGTACTTAACCCACCGAGACCAGCCCCAGAGTTGTGCATGCAAAATGACTTTCCCtgcattttcctcctttctaCTCCAGTTACAGATGTCTGTGCCAAACTTGGGCTAGCCAGGACCCAGCAGGTAGAGATGTGTTAAATAGGACGAGCAATCTCATCcacttgctgcctgctgtgcatgCTCTTGTCAGTCGGCATCCCAAGACAACACAAAGAGTGAGCCTCCAGCTAAGGGAATCACATCCCTAAAGCTTCTTAATGACAACTCTTCTAGGAAGTTCCTGGGGACCTCCTGGACACAAGTTCTCCAGACACCTGGCTAATTGTTCCCAGTGATGGTAAGGGGATTCAGAGTTAGCAGAGAGGTATGGTCCTCAATAATCATCAACACATTGTGCTGCTAGAAGACACTCCTTCAAAGGCCAGGAATAACCtgctctttgcctcagtctcccTATTAATGAAACAGGAACAATTAAAACTTGATTAGCAATGCTGCATCAAGACTTGTGTTTGCTTAAGCAGTGCTTAGCACACTTAAAACTTTGCAGGGTCAGACTCAGAAAGTGCCTGCATAGAGCTGTTCCAGAGCTGAGGACACTGTTTGTAGTCAAGAGTTGGCCAGTTTTGTTTGCCTCCATGTGAGGTCACTTTTTAACTGTGATTGTGGTTTTCTGAGTATCTTTAGAGAAGATTAAACCATTTATCTTTACATTCCTAGATGTCACTGGGCCAGGTGGTCTGGGAAACCTTGCCAGCAAGTGAACAAACGCTGACTACATTTATCCTAAGTGATTTAACTGAGAAGAGCAGATAGGTGCCAGTGGAATCTGGTCTCTGCTTGTTGTAAATACAGATAGACAGGGGCTTTTGCTAGAGTAACCATTCTGCTCCTTTCAAAAGCTGGCTTGCTTTGAGTACCAGTAATCTTTAAGGCCTGATCATGAAAAGGACTTTGGACAGAGTCCTCAGAGAACATTCACATTTTGAAACCCTTCAGTGTCTTGTAACCTTCTGCTGTGCTAAGAAAATCAGAACCATCCTGGTATGTACAGcatgaagaaagggagaaagatgcTATCACTGAAAGCTCAGTTCTGTCCCAAGGGTGTGTGCCCATCCAAACACCACCTTTCAAACACTGGCCTAGCAATAGTACAAACCTGTACATGGCAAATGTTTAGCTTTGATTGTGAGGAAGAAGTATCTTTGAGGAGAACGTCAGGGAGCACTTCTCCTGTAAAGAGTCACTAgatccttttgcttttctttctgtttctgtgctgcttcttttttCAGTTCTCCAAGACCTTTGATTTCTTGCAAAACCTGTGTGGCTTGCCGAAGCTGTTCTACTGCCTCGTTCAGCAATGTCTCTGCCATCACTGGGGGTCCGTTCCCCTCCTGGGCCTGCTCCAAGCCCTCACGTAAAACCTTCTGCAGCagtttttctgccttttccctTTCGTTAGCCACTTTCTCCTCCATTTTAGATAAGCAGTGAGGGGAATCCTCGGGGAAACCTTGGCTTGGAAGCACTCTCTGCCTACTTTTGGGATCAGACAGTAGGTCTCCCAGAGAAGAACTGCGAAGTTTAAGAACTGAAGTGCTTTCTGCAGACACTTTCTTCTCAGTAGTTGCTTTTACACTCTCATGGCCACTTTCTGCAGCTAAGGAAGTCTCTGTCTCTTCTGTTGAAGTTTGCTGTTCCTCAGCAGTGGTTTCCCCATTTCCTTCTTCAGTTTCAACTGTTGGGGATGTGAACTCTGCTACCTCACTGGCTGCAATCCCATTCACTGGGGGCTTGGTGCTGCCAGACTCCAGGTCTTCACAGCCCCCAGCTTCCAGGTCACCATGGCTGGAGTTCATTGTGGCTAGCATTTTTTCTGACAGAACTTTAGGAGGAACAGGAGGCTTTGTAACATCTGCAGCATCAGTCTCAGCAAGGTTCTCTTCGCTACTCCCTCCTGATGATTTCAAGTCTTCTATAATTTTAGGCTCAGAGATTGGTTGGTCCCAAGCTACTTTTAGCTTGTCTGGCACACTCTTGGGAAGGGCAACTGGAGCTTTAGCTATGCCCTTGTTGCTAACCTCAATGAGGCTCTCTCTGTTGTCCTCACTTGGTGCTTGGGATTCTTCCACGTTCTCCTCTGGGCTTACATTGTCCTTTGATGTGACGCTTTCATTAAGCTTCTTATCTGGAGGCAGTGGAGGAGACAGAGGTTTTTTAAGTTCCTGGTCAGAAGCATTCTCTGCATCTTGGTTGTCTTTTGTGCCAGTGGGTTTTGCAGGTGGCATAGGTGGCTTTGGAGTTTCTTTCTGGGGTAGCATATTGTCACTTTCGCTGACAGTGGAATCAAAATGTGGCGGTCCATTGTCTACTATATCCAGATCTAGCCTCAGGATACCATCTGATGTAGACTTGGCAGCCTGAAATACAAGAGAGATTCTTTTCAAGTATCTGTCCCATCATCAATCCTATGCTTCATCCTTTAACTTAAAGTGCAAGGCCCTCACAAGCAGTTTGTCAAGCGGGGGCTCGCTGCTTCACGCACCCACACCATTTATACTGTTGAAACTGCAGTGGGAATCTGACTGCTAACAAAACTGGTGGTTTTGGGAGCAGCTTTTTCTATAGCTTAAGAGCAAGCTGTGGAGCTTGTGCTACTTCCAGAGAGCATTGCCCTGTAGTACCCTCTATCAGCAGTACCCAGCTCTTCCAGCTCTACCAGCATTAATCTGATAGGTGAAGCCAAATGTGATCAGATACTCTAAAATTTAATGAGCTATCATAATTACAAGTTCCAAACACTTCACCCAACAAAGAAGAAAGTTGGGGCAAGTCAGATCCATTGGAGGCATTGGGTGAAGCACTTCCATCCCCTGCATAGCCCTGCTTTTTCCCAGACCAACACGTTCTCACACAATGAGCATTTTGCTGCTGAGTTCTTTTCTGCCTGCTAgtgcagcagcttgcacaggagtGTCAAAGCCAATAACCATAAGCAGTCAGGAattcacacagaagcacagaagttcTTTTACTGCTTCCTTTGAGAAGAAAACCCAAAGCCTGTTCGACACTAACCTTATTACATGCTTTTCCTGATGGTGCTCAGGGGTCAGTTCAGACATATTTTAATTCTTTATCCTGTGGTAGCTGGATCCCTTTGTCCTCTTCATTTCCAACATATCTACCCAAAGCACACTGCTTTCTCCACTGTCACAGTTTTACTTGAACATACAAACCAAGTTGACCTTTAGATCACTTGGCCATGGATACTATTGTAAAAGCCATTGCCTTTGCTTGCTTCCTCCAACCCAGTGTCATCCCTGTCTTACTGGGGCCAAGCCTCAGCTGGCTAAACCTCCTCCAGACCACAGGCTGTGTGCAAattgctctagcagggggtgTTTCCTAAAAAGGGTGGACTTAGCAAAGACATTGCAGCGTGTAAACTCAGCGGCCCAGAGGGAGAAAAGTGGTGGCAGTTCCTGTGTGAGGGaacccaaaaccacacaaaggCCTAGTTGCAGCCAgggccagggtttagttaaagtctctctgcttttccagcccaTCAGAAAGATAAAGGCAAGCTGCATCCTGGCAGCTTGGCCCTAACCTATCCTCacctgtcctgctctgacacTGAAAATCATCCTTTGTCCCATTTCCTTCgtagcagcacagccagcagccgcaagacacatctctctgcaggttccatcctctccctttcccctcacTCCTGCTTCAGAATTTGTAAGTTAGTTTTCCCTGAATTTGGCTGAAGGCAAGAAGCCTTATGGATTATTAATGTTGGAGGTAGCTTGTAAAAACAGCGAGCTGAGTAGGGAAGAGAGATCTTTTTAGTGCCTGGGGAAGGGCTTCCTACCTTACCAACCCCATATTAGGCAACAGAGAGTCCACACTTCATTGCTGTGGTGACTTCTGTCGTGTTTCTTCCTGTGGTTTTCTGGAGGAGTGGTGGCTGGGTATTTATGATTCATTCCTATGCATTTCTCTAGAGGAGACACTCTGCCTCCATTTCTATGCAAAGCAAAAAGTCTTGGGGCATGTCATTTTCTGCATGAGGCTTGTTCGAATGCTGTGCAGACACAAAGTCAGAACCTTGGAAGCCTGATGGGAGATCAGAcgatgaggatgatcagagggctggagcacctctcctatgaggacagactgaaagagttggggctgttcaggctgcagaagaggaggctcccaggtgaccttattgtggcctttcagtatctgaagggggcctacaaaaaagctggggagggactttttaggctatcagggagtgccaggactggggggaatggagcaaagctggaggtgggtaggttcagactggatgtgaggaggaagttgttcagcatgagagtggtgagagcctggaatgggttgcccagggaggtgtttgaggccagactggatgaggctgtgtgcagcctgatctagggtagggtgtccctgcccatggcaggagggttggaactggctgatccttgtggtctcttccaactctaactgattctatgattctatgagaatgATAAAACACCTTCCTTGGTTGAGATGAATGCTCTGCTAAAATATCAATCTGTCTGTGGAAAGCTTTTCATAAATCATAGGAATCAAAGGAAACTTTTTCATAGGCATCAaatattaggaagaacttctcccaTGGAAATGAACTCCAGGTTTATTTCGTGGTgggatttctttcttttatttatgGAAAATCAGTTAAGAGCAGGCAGGTTAGTCCATAAAACTGGCTGGGAGAATAATGTATTCTGTTTCAGACCTAAGGAAGGGTTTGTAAGCTTGCAAGCTTGTCTGCTTTTTCCTGTTAGCTCAATGCAATAAAAAATACAGCTTCTCCCCACAGACTGTGCTGTTCATCCACCTTTAGACCACTGTGGCTACAAAATCATCACCTCTTAGAAAACAAATATAGGagcgttggtctcttctgatcAAAGTGAAACTAGAAGGGCTCTCACCAGACAGTGAAGCAGCTCATGAGTTATGGAAAGCTAAATATGTCCTAACATGCTGCAGCAGCTAGAGATATGTGGGAACCTGGAGCTTCGTTAgagaggtgctgctgcagttctccCCAGAGCAAGCAGTTGCCCTTGCCAGCTCTCTCTGGGCTCTCTGTACCTGGGTTTTGCCCTGGTACCTAAGTGGAAGGAGCAgctcttggtgctgctggctggggagatGGATCACCCCAGAGTGGGTGCCCTTACCTCTTTTAAGTGACTTCTCGTGGGCGGCCTGCGCCCGTGGGCCACTTTCACTCTGTCCCGAGTTACATGGTCCAGGGAAAGGCTCTCATCAACTTTCACctttaagagggaaaaaagaggagggaaataAAACAGGAAGAGATTGATGGATTTCTCAAGATACGTGTCTAAAGTTCTCACTGTCACACGTGAAGGAGTGCAGCAGCATTTGGGTGAATATTTCATCACTAATCTTAATCTCAGACCCTagtcccagcctgcctgcaaagCCCTGCATGTACACAGTGGATATTTGGGGTATCTGTCCTATACAGAGCCCTGTTTACCTCAGACactccaaagcaaagcagctagcCTTCAGAGGATTGTGATGGCTACCCTCCCCTCTACCTAAGGGGCAGGAAAGGGACAACACAaggcagctttgttgcccttgctgcagcccaggcttggaccagttcctgcctgtggcagagcacAGTGCTGACATTGCTGCTGCCATCTTAGAGGTGAAAACTCATTAATAACCCTGACCTGACTGTGAACTGTACCAGCAGCACTCGGGTACAGACCTTCCCTTCTACAGCTCTAATGACTGCAGGATGCTGAAGAGGTGTGAGCAGTGACCTGGATTAATTGCAACTCTAGCTGGATTAACAAATTTATTTCCTGGAATCAGATGAGAACTCTATTGCTTCCCACATGTGGGGAGGGAGGTCCCAGCATCCTGGCAGGTGCTGATAGCTTTCTCCACCCACTCACATTATGATGGCTGAGGGCTGGAGTTTGCTCCATGCAGAGGGACAGTATCAATGACCAGGGATGCTGGAATATCAGTGTGTCTTTGGTTTGCCAGCCTTCGTACAAAGGAAAGGTGGTGAGGGTGAAATAAGGATTTTGAGGGGGAAATGAGTCCCGATCCCTGTCTGATATGGCAGAGTGGGTTTAGAGCTCTTTTAGTAGAGAACAGCTAATCCAAGCCATCTGAGGGCTTGACCTGTGCCTAGTGTGTGTGGAAACACTTTAAATCTGAGGTTTGATCCTTGCTGGAATGAATGAGAATTAGAGGCTGGCTCCCTCTGAGATCCTGGATCCTTCTAAGGTGGATAACCCCAGGCCAGAGTGCTTGGAGGTGatctgagatcccacctggctatGCTGCCAGGGGGGTGAGCAGACTCACTAGCCATGTGCTGTGCCCATGCAGGCAGCTCCAAGCCGGCATGGGGTCCctccagcaaaggctgagcagcATTGCTTTGCATGACATTGTATCTCCCACCCACTGAGACATGAGGGCACACCTGGCTGATAAGttctctgctgctgggttttgtcctcccaggctgctgctggtcccagCTGGTCCTTTTaattccatgtgctgcttcccACTTGGTCCAGGAGCCCAGGGAACCACTACATTCAGCAAAACCCTGACACAAGTGCCATTTTCTTAGGCAAAACCCCCACATGTTCCTGCTTTTGCCCTCTGTTGAATAGAAACATAGCCCAAGCCCTCAGTTTGCATCTCTAGCACTGTAACTGCAGCACTTCACCCTTCTCTCAAAACTTATTTTGGTTTCCTTTGCTAAACAGATCTCACTGACTGCTTCGTCCCTTTGTTACTCTGCCTGCTTCTTCTTGTGTCATTCCCATGATGGTGGCTTTATGCACTTCCCTCTGGTTACTGAAAGGACTGCAGAAGAGATGCTGCTCCTTTGGTTTAGATCAGGGCTGATTTACAAGCTCacagggagcagggcaaggTTAGTCAAGCTCTGTGGTGTGCAGTTTTCATcattccctctgctcagcaggatGGGAGGAGGATTTAGGAGTGCAGATGTGCTGGAGCCAAGCAGGCAGGTTTGGCAAGGCCGTGGAATAACTTGGACAGGGGCACCACCAgacttggacaggggcactctgtgctgggttaagaactggctggagggctgggcacagagagtggtggtgaatggtgccacatccagttggcagctgtcagtagtggtgtgccccagggatcagtgctgggcccaatcctgtttaatgtcttcattgatgatttggatgaggggattgagtctaccatcagtaggtttgcagatgacaccaagttgggagcatgtgttgaCCTGTtacagggcaggagggctctgcagagggacctggacaggctgggtagatgggcacagtccaacgccacaagttttaacaaggccaagtgccaggttccatactttggccacaacaaccctatgcagtgatacaggctggggacacagtggctggagagcagccaggcagagagggacctgaggatactggttgacagctgaacatgagccagcagtgtgcccaggtggccaagaaggccaatggcatcctggcttgtatcaggaattgTGTGGCaaacaggaccagggaggtcattctgcccttgtactcagcactggtcaggccacaccttgagcactgtgtccagttctgggcccctcaatttaagaaagatgttaaggtgcttgaatgtgtccagagaaggacaccaaggctgctgagggggctggagcacagccctacaaggagcagctgagggagctgcctggagaaaaggaggctcaggggagacctcattgctgtctacaactgcctgaaaggaggttgtagccaggtgggggttggtctcttctccgagGCACccactgacagaacaagaggacacagcctcaaactgcaccagggcaggtttaggctggatgttaagaaatttgtcacagcaagagtgatttgcattgtaatgggctgcccagggaggtggtggagtcaccatccctggaggtgtttaaaaggaggctggatgaggcacttagtgccatggtttagttaattagaagggttaggtgataggttggactcgatgatgctagaggtcttttccaacctggttaattctgtgactctctccagactgcaggcAGAATAGCTGGTGGACTGAGTAATTTCTTCCAGTCTTGAAGACTGGGCTATGCTCTAACCAAATACCTCCATTTCCAGACTGCTTGGCGCTGAGGATCCTGGCAGTCTGGGGAAGCCAAGTTCCTCAAGCTGCAGCCCCACCTCTCCACaactcaggctgcagctgcttccctgcaccATCCATTTTCACTGGGAGCGAGGAACTCTGATCCCAAACCCACATCATCTCCCACTGACTTTGGTGAGCTCTTGTGTTCCATGGGCCTCCTAATGAGACATTAGCTTTTAGCAGCACCATGTGTCTAACACATCATCTACTCAACCTGCTGCCCCTGTCTCCCTGCATTTAACCCCagccaggagggaaggaaaagtagCACGATTCAGGATGCAAAGGGCTCTCTATACGTTCTgccttcttgagctgggaacTGAAGTGGCTAAAATCTCTCAGCCTATGGGGATGCAACCTGGTTTGCCTTGAATGCCATCTTTCCTTCAACCATGGCTAGCATGCAAGGAAGACAGGGAGCATGAGGGCTCAGGCAAGTCCTGCTTTTAGCTACAAAAGCAGAGGATAAGAACTGACACAGAAATGCAGGACTTTGGAAACTGTTTCTCTTACCTCatcaaatattttatttttgccTCTATTGATCCCTTCATTAAGAGCTTTTATCCATGATTCCTTTTCTTCCAAAGTTGAAGCTTGAAATTTGATGTCATGAAcctgcaaaagcagagagacaaTTTTGTTTTAGCATTCCTTGTCAGGACCAGTGAGATAACTCTCTGCTCTCTATGTGTCACTTCAGCTTCTATATAAGATCCAGTTGCAGCCTGTGTTTAAACTACAGATTCCTTTGTGCTTTGGCAAGGACTTCACTTCACAGCTCCCACAAATAGGATTTTGTTATGCTGTACAGCTTGTtgctgtggttttatttttgccACTAGTACCTAAAGTGGTATGAAAGTAAAAGTTTCTTCCTTCTGCAAAACCCTCAGAATagctctctgagcagcagtgagttGTACTGCCAATGGTCACACAGTGTAGAGAGAGTCAAACTAAAAGCCCAAACCATTTTCTGCTGGTTCTGATGCAGGAAAGTACTTCATCTCCAGCTTCCCCTGTGGCTAAGCAATGGGAAGGCTGCGTGCAGCAAGCTCTGCCTGCTTCCCTGttcctgtggctctgcagaacaGAACTGAAATGGTAATTTGGGGCTCTGACCTTGGCTGCACCGACCCCAACTCAGCTGACCATGGACGTGATGGAACATAAGGGCAATGTCACTGAAGAAAATAACCATCTTCTATTTGCAAATAAAGAAACACAGCAGTGAGTGCTACAGATAtacactctctgggctttgaaCAACTCTTCTAAGAATGGAAGAGTTGGGCAGAGAAGAAGGGGATGGCAAGAAGCACCAGgcacagagaaggaaggagcagtGATTGATGGTACGGTCTGTCCTCAGCaggctctccctttcctccagggctgtgctcagtgcttTGAATCTCTTCTTGGTCACAGCAGGAGTAACAGGCAGGCTGTTGTTTACTTCACTGCTGTGTTCTCTGAGCACCTCACCAGTATTATGTAGCTTTGCCCCAAAGTACACTTCAGGTGACAGAAACATCAGCTTCACATTACAGGTGGCTCTGCAGCAGACCAGCCTGGATCCAAATAGCTTCGTGTGGAGCTAATCTGCACTGCAGAGGCACAGAGAAGcactcttctgctgagaagcaCCATCAAAGTTGCAAAATCAAGCACTTAAACACTAGACAGTCCTAAAGTTGCTGGGCATGTTCCTCCTAACACAATCCCTAATGACAGGTAGGGGTTCTTACCAAGCTACCCCATCATGTGTTTTATCACTGATTgcactctgctccagccctgagaACAGAATCCCTGCTTCCTCTGACAATCTTCTCTTTGCTCCTTATCACTACAGTATCTAAAGGCTTCAAAAAATCACTTTTCAGAGCATCTGAAATTATCCACCACATGGGGAAGTGAGCTCCAGAGAGGCTCATTCAAAACACATTCTAATGCAGGCTCCTTTGGAAGAGTTTTTCTGGGTATTTAATATCCTAAAGGTATTCTGCACCTTCCCACTGCCTTCAAAAGCAGTTGTAGCCTCAGCCTTTCTGTAAGAGCAGCCCCACACTCTGAAATCATAGCAGTGTCTGTAGAAAACAAGGACTGTGTAAgatgagggtgacaaagctaaTGGTAACTGACAGCCAAATGCTGGTAGCAGCCCCCTGGATTGTTTATGGCACAAC
Coding sequences:
- the PLEKHO2 gene encoding pleckstrin homology domain-containing family O member 2, with product MEQDTKEEVSEKPKSAPPAEKYGWIKKSSGGLLGLWKDRYIQLRKTQLVVYEDEDEQKCIETVELESYDKCQELRALLRRKNRFILIRSPGKKVHDIKFQASTLEEKESWIKALNEGINRGKNKIFDEVKVDESLSLDHVTRDRVKVAHGRRPPTRSHLKEAAKSTSDGILRLDLDIVDNGPPHFDSTVSESDNMLPQKETPKPPMPPAKPTGTKDNQDAENASDQELKKPLSPPLPPDKKLNESVTSKDNVSPEENVEESQAPSEDNRESLIEVSNKGIAKAPVALPKSVPDKLKVAWDQPISEPKIIEDLKSSGGSSEENLAETDAADVTKPPVPPKVLSEKMLATMNSSHGDLEAGGCEDLESGSTKPPVNGIAASEVAEFTSPTVETEEGNGETTAEEQQTSTEETETSLAAESGHESVKATTEKKVSAESTSVLKLRSSSLGDLLSDPKSRQRVLPSQGFPEDSPHCLSKMEEKVANEREKAEKLLQKVLREGLEQAQEGNGPPVMAETLLNEAVEQLRQATQVLQEIKGLGELKKEAAQKQKEKQKDLVTLYRRSAP